The proteins below come from a single uncultured Carboxylicivirga sp. genomic window:
- a CDS encoding glycosyltransferase, with protein sequence MIPKIIHYCWFGNGEMNALAKRCIATWKKVLPDYDLYLWNEDSFDINSTPWTKEAYNAKKYAFVADYVRLHALYTVGGIYMDTDVEVLKPFDSFLDAPAFAGFESEAMIQTGVMASEKEGFWAGKMLSYYKDRPYFRPDGTPEPITNVTIVSGMMKDYGFIPNNTYQTCNGILHLYPTDYFCPKDQLTLQVNLTSNTCCIHHFDGSWFPKGVKLKKKLRSLLPTTIYLFIRKLFIKN encoded by the coding sequence ATGATACCTAAGATTATACATTATTGCTGGTTTGGAAATGGTGAAATGAATGCACTGGCAAAACGATGCATTGCCACCTGGAAGAAAGTACTGCCCGATTATGATTTGTATTTATGGAACGAAGATAGTTTTGATATAAATTCAACTCCCTGGACAAAAGAAGCATATAATGCAAAAAAATATGCCTTTGTAGCCGATTACGTTAGATTGCATGCTCTTTATACAGTAGGTGGGATTTATATGGATACGGATGTGGAAGTACTAAAACCCTTTGATTCTTTTTTGGATGCACCTGCATTTGCCGGGTTTGAATCAGAAGCAATGATTCAAACCGGTGTAATGGCTAGTGAAAAAGAAGGTTTTTGGGCCGGAAAAATGCTAAGTTATTATAAAGATCGTCCTTATTTTCGCCCGGATGGAACTCCGGAACCCATAACCAATGTAACCATTGTATCGGGTATGATGAAAGATTATGGTTTTATTCCCAATAATACCTATCAAACCTGTAATGGTATTTTACATTTATATCCTACTGATTATTTTTGTCCTAAGGATCAATTGACTTTGCAGGTGAACTTAACTTCAAATACTTGTTGTATTCATCATTTTGATGGTTCCTGGTTTCCCAAAGGAGTTAAATTAAAAAAGAAGTTAAGGTCACTCTTACCCACAACTATTTATCTTTTTATAAGAAAGCTATTTATTAAAAATTAA
- a CDS encoding serine acetyltransferase, which produces MRLLNLLGQVLFLPHLILYFYSDKKELIIEDLRANLPGYINGKRSIWYLLSYKLLVDKCFRNLFYFRIHNRFAKILRVFFRPYDPFIIDVRTHIKGGVKLAHPYATIINASEIGSDLYINHLVTIGEKGGERPVIGDNVKIHANATIIGGITIGNNAIIGAGAVVTKDVPDNAVVGGNPARVLKIIT; this is translated from the coding sequence ATGCGATTGCTGAACTTATTGGGGCAGGTCCTATTTCTTCCACATCTTATACTTTATTTTTATTCTGATAAGAAAGAATTAATAATAGAGGATTTAAGAGCGAACTTACCTGGATACATAAATGGTAAGAGGAGTATTTGGTATTTGCTTTCTTATAAATTACTGGTAGATAAGTGTTTTAGGAATTTATTCTACTTTCGGATTCATAACAGGTTTGCTAAGATTCTACGAGTCTTTTTTAGACCATACGATCCGTTTATAATTGATGTTCGAACCCATATAAAAGGAGGAGTAAAACTGGCCCATCCCTATGCAACCATTATAAATGCCAGTGAGATTGGGAGTGATTTATATATTAATCATTTAGTTACCATTGGTGAAAAAGGAGGAGAAAGACCTGTAATAGGGGATAATGTTAAAATACATGCTAATGCGACTATTATTGGAGGCATTACAATAGGTAATAATGCTATTATTGGTGCGGGAGCAGTAGTTACAAAAGATGTGCCTGATAATGCTGTGGTAGGAGGTAACCCGGCAAGGGTACTTAAAATTATAACGTAG